CAACTCTGGCAGAATGTGGCTCGAAACCATAATGGTTTTGCCCTGCGATCCCAAGCGGCGAAGCACAGCGCGCATTTCGATACGAGCCCGCGGGTCGAGGCCGCTGAGAGGTTCGTCGAGCAGCAGCACTTGGGGTTCGTGAAGCAGAACACGGGCCAAGCCTAGTCGCTGCGTCTGTCCGCGCGAAAGTGTGTTGGCGTAAGCATCGCGTTTGAAATCAAGATCGACGAGTTCTAGCTTTTCATTACAAACTTCGCGACGACGAGGGCCACGAATCCGATAAGCGGCTGCAAAGAACTCGAGATACTCAATCACCTTCATGTCGTCGTAGACACCAAAGAAATCGGGCATGTAGCCGACCAGGCGTCGAATTTCTTTCGGGTCGTGATAGATCGAATGGCCGCAAACGTAGGCTTCGCCGTAGGTCGGGTTCAGCAGCGTTGCCAGAATCTTCATCGTGGTCGTTTTACCGGCACCGTTGGGACCGATGAAGCCGAACAGATCGCCAGCCTCAAGATTGAGGTCGATGGAGCGAATCGCATACGACTCGCCATAGCGTTTGGTCAGGTCAACGGTCTTAATCACGACGATGGTTCCTCGCTGCGATCCGTGGTGGTCGTGCTCGATGATTCGCGAATGCCGCTGGCTGCCGTCGTTTTCGGCTCGAGCGGAGCGACAGGAAGCACCACGCGAATCAGGGTGATCGATTTCGTGGCGACAATCGGTTGGTCGTCGATCTTGATGGTCGAGACGGGACTATCTAGGTTTCCAACCAGCACCGCGCGGCCCCCCCGCAAGTGGTTCGTAAAATCGATGTTGGTTTGGTAGCGATGCGAAAGTCCGGTGTAGTTCGCGCCACGCACTGAGTCGTAGAACATCATCATCTGCAAAATGCGTGGCAGGTCGGTCGACTGCTGGTTCCAGGGGGTCGAGACATCTTTCTCTCCCACCACCATTTTTTGCGTCAGACGCGCTTCCAGATTCAGCGGCGAAATGCGATCGATCGAAACGGGCTGCCCGGGTGAGAGTTTGTCGATCCGGTAAAGCCATTCACCGTAAACCAGCAGGCATTGGGATAACTGTACATCGATGGGGGACGACACAGTTCCAGCGAGCAGGCCGTATTGACCCATGCGTAAGTCGCACTTCGATACGCCTGTCGCTTTAGCCGTCCAGCGTCCCGAAATTGATTTCGACGACGCACTTTGCAGCGGCAATTGCTCTAGTCGACTTGAGTGGGTGGTGACTGACGGTGGTGAGGCAAAGTAAGGTTCGACGTCGGCCAGTTGCACTTGTCGCGACGAAAGTCCCCCTAAGCCATCGCCAGGAAGTCCTTGAAAGTCGAGCGTACCACGCAGTGTCTCGTTTTGAAGCTGAAACGGAGGCGATTGCGGCTCGAGCGAAAGGGAGAGTCGCTCGCTTTGTGGCGTGTAAAGATGAATCCAGCTAGTGCTGCGAATGGTCGACGTCGTAGGGTCGATGTCAATCAGTTCCACATGGTTGAGTTTGGGCTCAGTTCCATGGGCAGCGAGTCCCAGGTACCAGCCGAGTAAGCAGAATAGCAAGGTGGTGGTGGGAAAACTGATCCAGGTTATCCAGCGAGGGAGTCCAAGTCCGGAGACAAAAAAGTAATCACCGGGACCGATAATCAGCAGATAGACGAGCGTCAAAACAGCAACCGTTGTGAAGTTCACCAGCGTGACGTCGCTGAACTGATCGAGCGCGGCTCGAAGTTGACCCACCAAGTCCGTAAAGCCGAGATGGTTCACGGTGCGCCGTGAGACGTCGCGATCTTGCTGCTGCTGATCGCGCGTCCGTTGCATGAGGGCAGCTAGAAGCCGCGACCGGCCTTTCCAAGTGGCGATCGACGGATGATCGAGTTCGATTGCGATGACTTGCACTTCTCCAAGCCCTGAGGGGCCTCGAACCGCCAAAGGACGTCCTGCTGCGACGCCACCTTCGTCGAGTTCAATACGTCCACCAACGTTCGTGAGTGCGAGCACTTCAGGGCGATCGGCGCCCAGCGTCAACTGCGAGCCACTCAAGGTTTCCAGTCCCACACGATCGCGAAGTGGCGTTCCAGGAGCTGTCTGGCAAGGGAGCAGCGACTTCCAAGGTTCGTTTTGCAGTGCATCGCTCGCTGCCGAACCTGCGGAAAGAATCAATCGCCCACCGCCAAGCGTGTAATCGGCGATCGCCTGCTGCTGCTGCGTGGTAAGCTTGGCAAACAGCCCTTTTTCGCTCGTGCTTAGGAGTATTGCGTCGATACCTTCAAAGCCCCAAGCCTGATCGGGAAGCTCATCGACCGACTCCACTCGGGCGAGAGCGTAGGCACTATCCTCCGAGCGAGGAGAGAGTTTTTGTGCCTCCTCCATGCCGAGTGGCGATCCGATGGTCAGAACAAGTTCGCGCGTCGCAGCGAGGGGTTTTCCACCTCGAAACGAAATCGCTTTTTCGCTAACGATCTTTCCTTGCACAAGCAACTCTACCGTCGCGGGAGTTGGCTGCGGACCGACTTTGAAGTAGATGGTGGTTGTAAGTTCTTGCCCCGTAGCGCTGGCCGCGAGTTGCGAGAGATTCCCCTCGCCAGCTTGGTAGATCACAGGCACAGCGTCGCCATCGACACCACGCACACGAAGCTCGGCTTCCGACGCTTCGGTGAGCCCTTGAATCGTTACGCGAACGGGGGTGAGAAATCCGGCTTTCGCTTGCCCTTCAAATCCGACAGCGACGCTCGATATCGCTACCTGTTGAGGGGCATCGGCGAGCGCAGGAGCGACCGCGAACAAGAGAAGTGTGATCGCTAGAAGGCAAAATCGCATCACAACCTGCACGAAGTAGCCAAGACAAGCTCAAAACCGGCCGATTCAGCGGGAACAAGCAGTGCGGGAAACATGCAGAATAGCTCGCCAGTGGCTCGGGGGAAATGGGCGAAACGGTTAAGGTTTTCCGCTAAGGCTTCTCGCTCGAGGGGCAGGTGCACACAAGCTTGCTACAACCGGGACATCCACCCCCATATTTGCGTGCCACCGCTTCGGTTAGGTCGACTCCCGCCACATTCGCCATCGTAACAAGCCACGCGAGCACATCGGCAAATTCACCTCGTCGCTCGTCTGGCGATCCGCTCCGAAGCGAGGTGGCGAGTTCCCCCACCTCTTCCATGAACCAGACAAACGTCCCTTCTAGCCCACGTGCTTTGTCTTTATCGAAGTACATCGCACGAATGAGTTGCTGAAGTTCCGCCAGTGAGATCGTCGGTGAAGGCTTCGGCGAGGCTGGGACAGCAGGAGTTTCCACGACGAATGATCCTCGGAGGGTAGTACGTCTGCCTCGAGCAGAAGTTCGCCGGAAGGCGATCCCCTGTCGAACAATTTCACGAGTTTACTATAGTAAGAGGATCACGACCGCTTGAGGACCGCCCTTGGCAGTGCTGAGCGTGCTCCGCGCTCAAGATTGGCCGGTTCACGTCAGCCAGAGAAAGCAGATCGATGTCTCAATTCACCACCGTTGCCAAAACCAGTGACATCCCACCCGGCGAGGGGCGTTCGTATGCCGTCGATGGTCGAATGGTGGCGGTGTTCAACGAAGGGGGCGAGTTTCACGCCATCGACGACTTTTGTCCCCACATGGGGGCTTCGCTGGCTGGCGGGCACATGGAAAAGGGACTCGTCAGTTGCCCGTGGCACGCTTGGCGATTTTGTGTGAAAAGTGGCCAGTGGGCCGACAATCCCAAAATCAAAATCGACTGCTTTGAACTGCGCGTTGTCGGGGACGAAATTCAAATCGGCTCCCCGTTTCGCAAGACAACTTAAGATAGCGATGTTCTAATCTCGCTGGTTCCTCGAACTGCTACTCTTCGAGAAACTTAGTGGTGATCGACGTTTCAATCGTGGTCCGAATCGTCGTCTCGCGATATTTCTTTTCCGTCGTCAGTTTGTTCGTCTGTGCAGCGGTTTGCACGCGACCTTTGTCGATGTCGAAATTCGTTTCGCCCGATTGAACTTCTTCAATAATCTTGAGCGTATCGGCTTTCCCTTCACCTGCAGCTGTGTTGACCTTCGAGGTCGTTTTGATCATAGCCACCGAGGGGTTCGATTTCACACTTTCGAGCCGATAGGTTGTTTCGAGTTCGAGTGGTGGTGCTGCTTCTCGGCCGGGGGACAGTACGGTTTGCATCCACTGATCGCCAATTTTCACTGGTTTTTCAGGGAGCAGCAAAATAGTTTTCGCCATGGCTGCTTCTGCGGAGGGGGCCTTCTCCGAGGTGGCTTTCTCAGGCGATTCTTCAGCAGCTGCTTCCTCCTGGATTGGGGTGATTGTTACCTCGCCACGGGGCGTGAGTTGCAGCGTATGTTTTTTTGTGAGAAGCGGCTGCACAGCATCGGCGATGATCGCTTGCACACCGACCGGCCGTGATTTCGCGGCGGAATCGTAACGAACTTCCCCCAGTTCGGGAGTTCGCATCTCCATCATTAAGCGATCGACCGATTGTGTCAGTGTCGTCTCTTTCTCACTGGTCGCCTCGACTTTCCAAAGGAGGTGAGTCGTGATCTTCGTGGTCGACTCTTGCACTTTACCAGCGGTGTTCACCGAGGTTTTGATGCTGGTGATCATTTCGATTTTCTGCGTGTCGCCAGCTTTCCATTTCCAGACCAGCGTGACTGGATCGGGGGACGGAGCGACATCGTTGGCGGGCTCTTGAGCTCGCACAGTGACTGGAATGATCAGTAGCGTGAAGCAGCAAGTCGCGAAAAAAACACCCAGCATCGTCGTGCGGTGGCCCATCATCATTTCCGTCCTTCTCAGGGAGAGTCGCTGCGTGATTCGGCTTTTTAGATTTCGATCGCTTCGCCCGGTTTCAGCACAATCGCTTTGCTGCTGGTATCGCGGTGAATGGCAGCACCCCATTCGTCGGTATCGACAGTAATGGGGGGCCATGTGCCGTGATGTGTCGGAAGCACCATCCGAGCGCCGAGCAGTTTGGCTGCCAGCACCGAGTCGTCGATGCCCATGGTGTAGAAGTCACCGATGGGGAGCACCGCCACATCCAGTCCACCATGCGTAAACAACTGCATGTCGCTAAAGAGAGCGGTATCGCATGCAAAATAGATCCGCTTCCCTTCGCTCGTGAGGATAAAACCGGCCGGGGCACCTCCATAAGTTCCGTCAGGAAGTTGCGAACTGTGCCAAGCAGGAACCATCTTCAGCGTGCCGATCGATACGCTGGTCGAACCACCCAGGTTCATGCCAACGACATTTTTTACACCCGCTGTTTTGGCGATCCAGGTAGCGATTTCGTAGTTGGCAACAACGGTTGCGCTGGTGCGATTGGCAATCGCAGCCGCATCGGCCATATGATCGAAATGTCCATGCGACAGCAGAATCGTATCGACTTCGACCTGGGCCGCTTTCATCGAGGCGGCAGGATTGTCGTCGAGAAACGGATCGAGAATCGCACGGCCACCCGCTGCTTCAATCAGCCAGGTGGCATGTCCAAGCCAAGTCAGTTTCATCGAAGTCTCTCTGACGTTGATGAGTCGCGAAGATCCAAAAACGCTTATTTTCCAGCCAGAATCTTCTGCATCGCCGCCTTATATTTCTGCACGCCGGGCTGGCCGTACGGATTGATGCCGATCAGCCGACCTTCCACGACGGTGGCAATCATCAGCATCTGAAACATCTGGCCGAGCGACCATTCGTCGGAGGCTGGAAGCTTGAGATCGGC
This window of the Pirellula staleyi DSM 6068 genome carries:
- a CDS encoding MazG nucleotide pyrophosphohydrolase domain-containing protein, with product METPAVPASPKPSPTISLAELQQLIRAMYFDKDKARGLEGTFVWFMEEVGELATSLRSGSPDERRGEFADVLAWLVTMANVAGVDLTEAVARKYGGGCPGCSKLVCTCPSSEKP
- a CDS encoding metal-dependent hydrolase, encoding MKLTWLGHATWLIEAAGGRAILDPFLDDNPAASMKAAQVEVDTILLSHGHFDHMADAAAIANRTSATVVANYEIATWIAKTAGVKNVVGMNLGGSTSVSIGTLKMVPAWHSSQLPDGTYGGAPAGFILTSEGKRIYFACDTALFSDMQLFTHGGLDVAVLPIGDFYTMGIDDSVLAAKLLGARMVLPTHHGTWPPITVDTDEWGAAIHRDTSSKAIVLKPGEAIEI
- a CDS encoding Rieske 2Fe-2S domain-containing protein, with amino-acid sequence MSQFTTVAKTSDIPPGEGRSYAVDGRMVAVFNEGGEFHAIDDFCPHMGASLAGGHMEKGLVSCPWHAWRFCVKSGQWADNPKIKIDCFELRVVGDEIQIGSPFRKTT
- a CDS encoding ABC transporter ATP-binding protein; translation: MIKTVDLTKRYGESYAIRSIDLNLEAGDLFGFIGPNGAGKTTTMKILATLLNPTYGEAYVCGHSIYHDPKEIRRLVGYMPDFFGVYDDMKVIEYLEFFAAAYRIRGPRRREVCNEKLELVDLDFKRDAYANTLSRGQTQRLGLARVLLHEPQVLLLDEPLSGLDPRARIEMRAVLRRLGSQGKTIMVSSHILPELADMCNKVGIIDRGVMSHCNTVDEVMKQVRQQIVLLIEVTGDIDAAAKLLEQQDMVASVTINKTQIAAKLNVGVEDYTDLGPLLMAAGHKIRLFREEEVNLESAFMALTKGLGHRV
- a CDS encoding DUF6263 family protein — encoded protein: MMMGHRTTMLGVFFATCCFTLLIIPVTVRAQEPANDVAPSPDPVTLVWKWKAGDTQKIEMITSIKTSVNTAGKVQESTTKITTHLLWKVEATSEKETTLTQSVDRLMMEMRTPELGEVRYDSAAKSRPVGVQAIIADAVQPLLTKKHTLQLTPRGEVTITPIQEEAAAEESPEKATSEKAPSAEAAMAKTILLLPEKPVKIGDQWMQTVLSPGREAAPPLELETTYRLESVKSNPSVAMIKTTSKVNTAAGEGKADTLKIIEEVQSGETNFDIDKGRVQTAAQTNKLTTEKKYRETTIRTTIETSITTKFLEE